In the genome of Danio rerio strain Tuebingen ecotype United States chromosome 23, GRCz12tu, whole genome shotgun sequence, one region contains:
- the LOC137489152 gene encoding SLAM family member 9 gives MWAFILFFICMEVHGKADDVETLINIKEGDILTLLPELDDLHETVQILWTFENGGLKTRLAQMHQGNIYTHYDVQFTGRVNLDRETGILTLSDIKINESGLYKALIITNKHMLGRRYKVIVYASVSLPAIRRRSSVDHSTGASQETNPVCSVLCSVKNGQDVLISWYKGGELMKQSSSPELNISLSLSLELQYEDAENYSCTAENPVSNKSIQMQIRDVCRSTQQDGQDYCGVTEALVRLVVSALLGIATVLFIFEHLRFCSSQKRAAASV, from the exons atgtGGGCTTTCATACTGTTTTTCATCTGCATGGAAG TGCATGGAAAGGCTGATGACGTCGAAACCCTGATTAACATAAAGGAGGGAGATATTCTCACTCTGCTTCCAGAACTCGATGATCTTCACGAAACCGTTCAGATATTGTGGACGTTTGAAAATGGCGGATTAAAAACCCGCCTTGCACAGATGCATCAAGGGAATATTTACACTCATTATGACGTACAATTCACTGGCAGAGTAAATCTAGACAGGGAGACGGGGATTTTAACTCTATCAGACATCAAGATCAATGAATCTGGACTGTATAAAGCATTAATCATCACCAATAAACACATGCTAGGACGAAGATATAAAGTTATCGTTTATG CATCAGTCTCTTTACCTGCCATTAGGAGAAGGTCATCTGTGGACCATTCAACAG GTGCATCGCAGGAAACAAATCCGGTTTGCTCAGTGTTGTGCTCAGTAAAAAATGGCCAAGACGTGTTGATCTCCTGGTATAAAGGAGGAGAACTGATGAAGCAGAGCAGCAGTCCTGAGCTCAACATCAGCCTCAGTTTATCATTAGAGCTTCAGTATGAAGATGCAGAGAACTACAGCTGCACCGCGGAAAATCCAGTCAGCAACAAGAGCATCCAGATGCAGATCAGAGACGTCTGCAGATCAACACAGCAAG ATGGTCAGGATTACTGTGGCGTCACTGAGGCTCTGGTTCGACTGGTTGTGTCTGCTCTTTTGGGAATCGCcactgttttattcatatttgagCATCTGAGGTTTTGCTCATCTCAGAAAAGAGCTGCTGCTTCTgtctga
- the si:rp71-80o10.4 gene encoding uncharacterized protein isoform X1, which produces MILLVIATCCIGIAGAAAFATPAFEDNKDEEIESLKVCEEQNISFSVQIETSEEDPQVFVTLLCNSSSLEMVAQLNCIKGECSRQCWRSEDSLMFDGQNMTLILINVTYSRAGVYKVSKLSSTQEENKMYNLTVFSKSHTEPPLSSLSPPRSSSPLYNILITAGCTVVGILLVFIIVAIISVSCRKAKHKR; this is translated from the exons ATGATACTCTTGGTTATAGCTACGTGCTGTATTG GCATTGCTGGTGCTGCTGCTTTTGCAACACCTGCTTTTGAAGACAATAAAGATGAAGAGATTGAGTCGCTAAAAGTGTGTGAAGAACAAAACATCAGCTTCTCCGTTCAGATCGAGACCTCAGAGGAAGATCCGCAGGTATTTGTGACTCTCCTCTGTAACTCTTCATCACTGGAGATGGTAGCTCAGTTAAACTGCATTAAAGGAGAGTGTTCACGCCAATGCTGGAGATCTGAAGATTCACTCATGTTTGACGGACAAAATATGACGCTGATCCTGATAAACGTCACATACAGCCGAGCTGGAGTTTATAAAGTCAGTAAACTCAGCAGCACACAGGAGGAAAACAAGATGTACAATCTCACCGTGTTCAGCAAGTCTCACACAG AGCCTCCTCTCAGCAGTTTGAGCCCACCACGATCGTCTTCACCCCTGTACAACATATTAATCACTGCAGGATGCACAGTGGTGGGCATCCTGCTGGTCTTCATCATTGTTGCTATCATCAGTGTCTCTTGTAGGAAAGCAAAGCACAAAAG GTGA
- the si:rp71-80o10.4 gene encoding uncharacterized protein LOC100307105 precursor produces MILLVIATCCIGIAGAAAFATPAFEDNKDEEIESLKVCEEQNISFSVQIETSEEDPQVFVTLLCNSSSLEMVAQLNCIKGECSRQCWRSEDSLMFDGQNMTLILINVTYSRAGVYKVSKLSSTQEENKMYNLTVFSKSHTEPPLSSLSPPRSSSPLYNILITAGCTVVGILLVFIIVAIISVSCRKAKHKRQV; encoded by the exons ATGATACTCTTGGTTATAGCTACGTGCTGTATTG GCATTGCTGGTGCTGCTGCTTTTGCAACACCTGCTTTTGAAGACAATAAAGATGAAGAGATTGAGTCGCTAAAAGTGTGTGAAGAACAAAACATCAGCTTCTCCGTTCAGATCGAGACCTCAGAGGAAGATCCGCAGGTATTTGTGACTCTCCTCTGTAACTCTTCATCACTGGAGATGGTAGCTCAGTTAAACTGCATTAAAGGAGAGTGTTCACGCCAATGCTGGAGATCTGAAGATTCACTCATGTTTGACGGACAAAATATGACGCTGATCCTGATAAACGTCACATACAGCCGAGCTGGAGTTTATAAAGTCAGTAAACTCAGCAGCACACAGGAGGAAAACAAGATGTACAATCTCACCGTGTTCAGCAAGTCTCACACAG AGCCTCCTCTCAGCAGTTTGAGCCCACCACGATCGTCTTCACCCCTGTACAACATATTAATCACTGCAGGATGCACAGTGGTGGGCATCCTGCTGGTCTTCATCATTGTTGCTATCATCAGTGTCTCTTGTAGGAAAGCAAAGCACAAAAGGCAAGTATGA